A stretch of DNA from Nitrospira sp. KM1:
GTCAAAGCTTGCCGCGCCTGCGACGGTTAGGGCGCCCGATTGGCTGATCAAGCTTCCCGCCGTAACGTTCAGCGATCCTGAAATCGTCGAAGTAGCTAGGTTCAGTGCATTGGCATCGGTCAGGACGACGTTGTTCGCACTGGTGATGCCGACGGTGCTGAAATTGTTGGCCGCATTATTCAGGGTGATGTTGTTGGCCGCGCCGGCCGTCAAGGTCGTGGCTCCCGTGATCGTGAGCGCACCGCTTTGGGTGAGAGCGCCATTGGTGGTCACGCCCAAGGTGCCACTGATGGTGGAGGTACCAAGATTCAGCGCATTGATGTCATTCAGCATGACGTTATTGCCGGTCAGGATCGAGACGGCGCCAGTGAAGTTGTTCGCATTATCGAGGGTGATGTTGTTGGCCGCGCCAGCCGTCAGGGTCGTGGTACCGGGGACCACGAGATTGCCAGAGTCGGTGATTGTGCCGCCGGCCGTGACAGACAAGTTGCCCCCTGCCTTCAGGACGGTGGGGGGCAAGGCGATCGACGCGTTATTGAATGTCAGCGTTAGATTACGCAGATTGGTGAGACCAGCTAAGGCCGGGACGGTCGCGCCGGCATTCACGTTACGGAGCGAGACGTCGCGGAAATTGGCTTGTGTACCGGCAAAAGCCAATGCCCCGCCGAAGTTATTCACCTGGGTGCCCAGGAACACGTCGCTATTGGTTGCGGTCGCGGTGAACGTGGTGGCGCCGGTGACGGAGAGGGCGCCCGACTGGGTCAGGGCGCCGCCGGTGGTCACCGTAAGGGGCCCGGCAATCGTCGAGGGGCCCAGCGCCAGCGCATTGATATCGTTGAGCGTGACGGCAGCGGCACTCGGGACCGACACGGCGCCGGTAAAGTTGTTCGCATTATCGAGCGTGATGGGATTGGCGCCGGCCGTCAAGGTTGTGGTGCCCGGAATGACGAGGGCGCCGCTGTCGGTAATGGCCCCTCCAGCGGTCACGGTGAGAGTGCCTCCTGCTGCCAGTGTCAGGGCTGGGAGAGCCACGGCGGCATTATCGTGGGTCAGGGTGAGATTGCGGAGATTCGTGAGGCCGGCCAGGACCGGAACGGTCGCGGCCGCGTTCACGTTGCGCAGCTGCACGTCGCGGAAGTTCGTCAACGTGCCGGCAAAGCCGAGCGGGCCGCTGAAGGTATTGGCCTGCGTCCCCAGCAGCACATCCGTATTGGCGACCGTGGCGGTGAACGTGGTGGCGCCGGTGACGGAGAGGGCGCCCGATTGGGTCAGGGCGCCGCCGGTCGTCACGCCGAGGGTGCCGCCGACGGTAGACGGCCCGAGGATGAGCGCGTTGGTGTCGCGCAGGGCGACGTTGTTGCCGCTCGTCACGGTGACGGTGCTGAAGTTATTGGCGGCGGTGCCCAGATTGATATCGTTGGCCGATCCGGCGGCCAGGGTGGTGGCGCCGGTGACCGTGACGACACCGGTTTGCGTCAAGGCCCCGTTGGTGGTCACGCCGAGGGTGCCACTGACAGTGGAAGCGGCAAGAGCCAAGGCCGTGGCATCGGTGAGGGCGACGTTGTTGCCGCTGGTGATGGCGACGGTGCTGAAGGCGTTTCCGGCGTCTGTGAGGGTAATGTTATTGGCCGCGCCGGCGGCCAGGGTGGTGGTCCCTGTCACCGCCAGGGCTCCCGATTGGGTCAGAGGGCCGGCGGTCGTCACCGCCAAGGTCCCACTGATCGTCGAGGGGCCCAAGATCAAGGCGTTCGCATCCCGCAGGGCGACGTTAAACGCCCGACTGACGCCGATCGCACCGATGAAGTCGTTACCGGCAGTATTCAGTGTGATGCCTGCGGCCGGGTCGCCGGTCGCCAAATCAATGGTGCCCGAGGCTCCCGTATCCACCGTTAGGACCGCTCCTTGGGTAATCGCACCTCCGGTGATGTTTCCTCCTGCTCCGGTTTGTCCGCGTGTGGTGATAAGGGTGGTTCCACCGCCGCCAGTCGAGATGGATCCTCTCAAAGCCGCTGTGCCAGTTCCTCCCGCGGGACTGTTTACGACGAGTTGAACGGCGTTCCCCCCGGAGTTTGTCGTGGCAATGGAACTCCCTGCGTTCATCGTAAGTCCTTGAGCTCCTGCCCCATCCGTATTTGCGTTGATCGAAATGGTCCCAGAACCAGCATTGACGATTCCGGAAAGACTGACGCCATTGGGAGAGGTGATCGCGATGTTGCCGGTCGTGGTCGTGAGATTCCGCACTGTCGTGATGGCTCCTGGATTGAATGGCGCTGTACTGGAAGATCCTACCGACAGCGCAATATCGCCGCTGCCTGCGCTGAGGCTACCCGCCGCTCCGAAGGTAATCCCGCCGGCGCCTGCTGTCCGATTGGCGCTGATGGCATTGGAATCGTTGGCCGACAGCGAGATATTTCCATTGTTGGTTGTGACCGCCGCATTCACGTTGATGTTACGTCCAGCCTGCATGCTGATTCCAACGCCATTGTTGGTCATCGAAATGGGATTGGACACTGTCACGTCGGCGTTTGCCTGCAAGGTCACATTTGCGGCGGCCGCATTGATCGTCGCTGAGTCAATCGTCTGGTTGGCGGCCGGTGTATCGCCGAATTGGTCCACCTGCGCCAACGTGGCGGCACCTCCCGTCGCTACGGTTATGCTGAGCGGATCGAGCAAGAGAGACCCGGTCATCCCGTTGGGCGCCAGCGCGTTCACGTGCCCATTGAATCCAAGCCGCTCATGCCCCGACACTTCTACCTGGCCTCCATTTCCGCTTTGGTCTCCTCCCCTGGCAAGAATATTTCCGTTGAACCGGGTGTCGCGGTCAGACCACACCACTACGTTTCCAGCACTCGAATGACCGGCCCCTGATGCATCGACCACGCTGTCAGTTGTGGCCACGGTATTCTTTGTCGATGCGATGAGGATTCGTCCACCCTGAGAACCATCCGTTCCTCGCGCAAGGATGTTCCCAGACAAGCGTACAGTCTCTCCGGTAATTGTCACCTGGCCCTGAGACGCTCCGGGCTGTGCCGCTGACACGTCGATTTCGCCCGTATGGAGTACTATCCCATCCGCGTGCTTCACTTGCCCCAGGTTGGTTTTCCAGCCGATGCGACCGGTATTGGTGACGGGATCCGATCCCTCCAGTCGTACGATTCCTCCCTCGCCGGCCAAACTTCTGGCTCGGATGACCCCACTTTGATTGACGACGGAGGAAAACACCTCTCCTGAGGCTTTGGCCGACAGGATGACTTGACCGCCGCCGGCTATGATTGTCCCGCTGTTTCCCACGGCAGAGGCGAGTGGCGCGCCGTCCATACCCGTGAGGCGACTAAGGACTTTTCCGTCTATCGCGTAATTGATGAGACCGTCTCCCATCATATCCATTGTGAACTGCCTACCCGACCCCAGAACGACCTGTCCGAGATTGGCGACGATCAAACCTTCGTTGGAAACGCCAGGAGCCACGAGAAACACAAAGCCATGATCCGATATCTGGATCGCCCCCCGATTAACGACCGTTCCCAGCGTTTTCAAGGGATCTTGCGCAAATAAATAGTGACCGGCCATGAAGTCGCTGTCGCGGATCTGCAATGTTGTGGCAAGCAATCCCCCGACGTTGATCTGAGACCCTGCTCCAAAGAGAACCCCATTGGGGTTCAAGAGAACGAGTCGCCCATTTGCCTGTAGTCGGCCGAGAATAATTGAAGGGTCGGTTCCAAGTACGCGATTCAGAGCGACCGAGCTTGCGGAAGGCTGAACAAATTGAACGGATTCCCCTTGCCCGATCGAAAAGCTTTTCCAGTTCAGGATGGCCTTGTCGGTGGTCTGTTGAATGGTGAGGGCTTTGCCGGTACTCAATTGTATCGTCGCCCGACCTCCAACCACCGTACCGTCGGCTGGAAGCGCAGCGGCCAGAGTCGGCATGAGGATCTGAACAGATGCCAGGAGGCAACGGAGAGCTCGCGACAGGCTGGCTCTGCCGTGAAAGCCGGCCGCCAGTCTATGCAAGCGATCTTGTTGCGTCAGAATGCGCGCGTGTGTCTTGTTGAGATGGCTTTGCGGATAAAGATGATCACGCACGCGTTGTTCCCTCGGACTAGAATCTAGCGATCGCCTGTAAGTAGATGATCGGCGAACGACCGCCGGCAACCGTACCTCCAATGGGTGTGGGTCCAAGCGGGAATCCCGCCTCGGCTCGAAGCCTTGAAGAAAGATACGGTAACTCTGTCTGAAGTCCCATTCCGGTGCCGGTCAGATTATTGGAAGGTCGTTCGCCGGGTTGAGGGTTATGTACGCGTCCGTCGCCATGGTCGATAAAGACCGTGGCCTGAGTCGATCCCAACAGCGAAGGGAAAAAGGGCACGCGCACTTCGGCAGAAACGGAGTATCCCTCATCGACGAACCGTTCGCCGAGTTGGTAACCGCGAACGGAATCCGGACCGCCGAGCAGCATTTGTTCAATCACCACGACGGGCCCTGTCGTCGCCTGTCCAGTGGCTCTGACGATCATGAGGGCACCGTGACCGAGGCTCTGTATGCGCCCCGCGTTCAAGGTCGCCTTGGTAAATCTGTTATCCGCGCCTTTGCGCGTACTAAGGCTCGAATTGTCATCCATCCCCCCGAGGAGCTCTCCAAGACCCTGATAGCCATACAGCGAAACGTAACTTCTGCCGGAAAGGTCCAGGCGATCGTAGTTGACGCCGGCTTTCAGCATGCGCACGGCGTCGTCTCCGGTCAACGTTCCCAACGCGAACAGTTTATTGTCTTTCGAGGCGAACCCCGCTTCGGCCAAGAGCGACTGAAAGCGCGACTTCGCAAATGGGTGAGTCATGGCAATATCGTATGTGGTGATCGTTCCTCGGAACTGAAGGGCCGCCAATTCTGCGCCGACATCAAAGCGTCCGCCCGACCCCGACGCGACGAGCTTTGTCCCATGAGCCCCGATCGGGACGGCATAGGCTCCGGTGACAAACTGCAACTGGTCCGGATGATCTCCGATGATGCCGTTGAGATTCATGGTCGCACCATCAAACAAGACATTTCCGGCTTCGACGCCCAGGCCAAAACGATTTCGCGAGATGGTGTTGAACCCGTAATTGTTATAATCCACCGTGACATGAAGCGGTCGCTTGTCCTCGGCCTGAAGACGGATGTTCGTCGACCCCGTGGAGGGACCCGGCTCCAGGACGGCGGAGACTTTCAAATCGGGATACTCGTTCAGCAACAACAATCCCCGTTCAAGAGCGGCGTTTTTTACGACGTTGTCCTCCATGGCTTGTGCGAAATTGCGTCGGATGAAGTCGGTTGAATAGTGCCGGTTGCCTGTGACGGAGATATTCCCCACCCTGCCTTCCAGGACCGCGACCGTCACCATACCGAACTGAATGTTCTGCTGTGGAATATAGGCCGTGGCGAGGGTATATCCCTTTTGCCGATAATGTTCTGTGACTGCATCGGCCACGCCTTCAAGTTCCGCCAGAGTCAGTGATCGGCCTGTATACGGTTTGGTCACTGCTTCGAGTTCAGATTCGGATACGGCGGTATTGCCGGCGAATGAGAATCCTTTGACAAGCAAGCTGCTAACGGGTGCCGGTTCAGCCAATCCGGCACCTCCCCACAGGCAGAGCACGATTCCGATGACGTCGACCCGTATCCATGAAAAACCGCGCGGGCCGCACCAAAATCCATACGCGATTGGTGACGGCTTCACTTTGTCGTCAAGCTATGCCAAGATGGCACCCTTTCTGATGCCATGTGGGGAATGGTTGAAAGCCTTTTCGCTACCCCTCTGTCTTATGTTGATCGTCCAGGCCTGCGCGATACATTCAGATCGCGCATCACACCACGGTGAAACGTCCGCAACCGATGAAGCACAACCGCCTCCTGAGGTAGAGAAGATAGATCCGCCTCGCCCACCGTCCACGATCTGTCCGCCTGCCATGAAAGGATCCTGTTAGATCACAGTTGTACTAGGGTCATTTGACCGTACAGCGAAGGACGAATATGGTCAATGAAATGTCCGATTTTTCACGTATGATCCGGTTTGGATCGATTACTGCTTATCAGGCTTCCGCGGTGACTCTGCTATGAGTGCCCGGCAGGAATTAATTCGAGCATTCCAGCATACGCGGTCGTTCAAATGGGATCCTGGAAAGGGGTTCATTCTCGCCTCGGGGGAAGTCAGTCCATTTTATGTCGACTGTCGATCGCTTATGGCCCATCCCGACGCGAGGAATCTCGTGGGAGCCCTTGCGCATGAGGTACTAGGCGACATCGCGTTCGATTGTCTCGGAGGTTTGGAACTCGGGGCGATTTCCATTGCGACCAGCATCTCTGATTATGTTTTTCGAGCCACGCCCCGCCGTGCATGGCGCACGTTTGTGGTACGCAAGCAGGTTAAGGGTCACGGAATGGGCAAGCTCATCGAGGGAGCGATCAATCCCGGTGATCGGGCACTGATCGTCGATGACGTCTTGACCAGCGGAGGGTCACTGCTGAAATCGGTTGCGGCTGCAAGGCAAGCCGAACTTCACGTCACTCACGCACTCGTCATTGTGGACCGAAAGGAACAGAATGGGCGATCTCGCGTTGAGCAGGAAGGGCTTACCGTGGTGAGCCTGCTGACAATTGATGATTTGCTCGCGGGTGCGCGTCAATCCGCTTGAGATCGGTGTGACGGCGTGACATCACTGAGAGGGCTTGCATCGGAATTCAATCCCCCACCGGCGCTCCGAGAGCATTTCCTGCGATCCCTGAACCGCGGTTGAAACTCTCGTCCGTCCTTTTGTTTCGCCCTCACGGGTAATCGTATATTGGCCGCCGCACTTCTCTCGCATCAGATCGATGGCGTCTTTTCGAAAGGAAGACAACATGGATCCTTGCGGCGCCTTGAATGGATAGACCACCACGCCTCCATCGCCCGTATCCTGGACGAGTTTGGCCCCTTCGGCGCACCCGATCAACAAACACGTGACGGCCAAACTGAGCCTTGACCCGATCTTCATGCGGCTCCTATCATAAACATCACGGGCCGTTCCTGTCGATTGGCGCGACGAGTATGAAAGGGAGGTATCAAATGAGCAGCCGGATGGTTGGAATAATCGGCGGTCTGGTGATGTCGATGCTCGTGGCCGGTAACGGCGTCTCGGCTCACCATTCGTATCTCTTGTCCGTCCAGCAGTTGCGGGCGGGCATCGCGAAGGCGCCTTCAAAGAGCGGAAAGGGATTCATCCTCGTCGATGTGCGCTCTGCGGAAGAGCATGCCGAAGGTTTTATTCCCGGCACCGACTTCAACATTGATTTCCGAGAGATCAAAGCCCGACACAAAGAGCTTGGAGCGAGCTTGACCGATCATATCGTCGTCTACTGTCGGTCCGGGCATCGGAGTAACATTGCCGCGGAGGCGTTAGCCGACTTAGGGTATACTCACGTGTACAATGTGAGCGGCAGCATGAATGCGTGGATGGAGGCGGGCTATCCGGTTGATTCGGGCGGACGTTAGCCATGCGGCGGCTACGGCCCCCCTCCTTGACGATGCGCATGGCGGGGTGTGATCCCGATCACGGCGGGCAATCCGATATGCCCGGCACGCTGGTCATCGAGGAACGGCATCCAGTGTTCTCCGCCCGCAGTCGTCTTTCCAATGCGATGCAGTGGGGCCGCCAGCGCCACATCCGATGAGGAACCTCCATCCATCGCCATTGCCCGACGAATC
This window harbors:
- a CDS encoding filamentous hemagglutinin N-terminal domain-containing protein, encoding MRDHLYPQSHLNKTHARILTQQDRLHRLAAGFHGRASLSRALRCLLASVQILMPTLAAALPADGTVVGGRATIQLSTGKALTIQQTTDKAILNWKSFSIGQGESVQFVQPSASSVALNRVLGTDPSIILGRLQANGRLVLLNPNGVLFGAGSQINVGGLLATTLQIRDSDFMAGHYLFAQDPLKTLGTVVNRGAIQISDHGFVFLVAPGVSNEGLIVANLGQVVLGSGRQFTMDMMGDGLINYAIDGKVLSRLTGMDGAPLASAVGNSGTIIAGGGQVILSAKASGEVFSSVVNQSGVIRARSLAGEGGIVRLEGSDPVTNTGRIGWKTNLGQVKHADGIVLHTGEIDVSAAQPGASQGQVTITGETVRLSGNILARGTDGSQGGRILIASTKNTVATTDSVVDASGAGHSSAGNVVVWSDRDTRFNGNILARGGDQSGNGGQVEVSGHERLGFNGHVNALAPNGMTGSLLLDPLSITVATGGAATLAQVDQFGDTPAANQTIDSATINAAAANVTLQANADVTVSNPISMTNNGVGISMQAGRNINVNAAVTTNNGNISLSANDSNAISANRTAGAGGITFGAAGSLSAGSGDIALSVGSSSTAPFNPGAITTVRNLTTTTGNIAITSPNGVSLSGIVNAGSGTISINANTDGAGAQGLTMNAGSSIATTNSGGNAVQLVVNSPAGGTGTAALRGSISTGGGGTTLITTRGQTGAGGNITGGAITQGAVLTVDTGASGTIDLATGDPAAGITLNTAGNDFIGAIGVSRAFNVALRDANALILGPSTISGTLAVTTAGPLTQSGALAVTGTTTLAAGAANNITLTDAGNAFSTVAITSGNNVALTDATALALAASTVSGTLGVTTNGALTQTGVVTVTGATTLAAGSANDINLGTAANNFSTVTVTSGNNVALRDTNALILGPSTVGGTLGVTTGGALTQSGALSVTGATTFTATVANTDVLLGTQANTFSGPLGFAGTLTNFRDVQLRNVNAAATVPVLAGLTNLRNLTLTHDNAAVALPALTLAAGGTLTVTAGGAITDSGALVIPGTTTLTAGANPITLDNANNFTGAVSVPSAAAVTLNDINALALGPSTIAGPLTVTTGGALTQSGALSVTGATTFTATATNSDVFLGTQVNNFGGALAFAGTQANFRDVSLRNVNAGATVPALAGLTNLRNLTLTFNNASIALPPTVLKAGGNLSVTAGGTITDSGNLVVPGTTTLTAGAANNITLDNANNFTGAVSILTGNNVMLNDINALNLGTSTISGTLGVTTNGALTQSGALTITGATTLTAGAANNITLNNAANNFSTVGITSANNVVLTDANALNLATSTISGSLNVTAGSLISQSGALTVAGAASFDTTAAGAMGSVTLTNGNALAFNTSTVGGNLTAATTAGDLTLPAGQTLTVAGDATLTPAGNVNLLGTTRIGGTQSSVGSAGASFVLGTDTNLNALPLPGTGPITVTTTGTTATFTGPALLPSAIMLNNAGNHFSGPVSVTTATSAFTGTITNTYHLTQSAPVTLNVGQNLTVTDLGGTTGTRGNITLPNTGNSFETVNFTGGNITWAETGPVTIGSVSANAGATSAGTLGITATGPITQTGMMTVAGATVLAAGPANNITLNNAANNFSTVGIASGNNVSLTDANALTLSASTVNGNISVSASDLTIGGALTSSGGILNLNATNSVTQLANLATDGPNTVTVSTSGGPIAMLATAMSTTGAGAIIYSAGTDVTLGSLTTGGAVNVAANNGSVMSAPGSGVNVSAGGNSTLQAFNGVVGTQISPLQVNVNAGMLSIRAATAVSGISAFVTGRVSPGNSLSLLNAPPGLVCFNGCYVPATSPTAGFMGFVPSFNRDSVIPSYLYEPTGPNMIAVISTYLPETIVAETPIDIGSDEPSVAREIPPCFPINACRTGSTLLTAPAEDKDADATAR
- a CDS encoding ShlB/FhaC/HecB family hemolysin secretion/activation protein is translated as MKPSPIAYGFWCGPRGFSWIRVDVIGIVLCLWGGAGLAEPAPVSSLLVKGFSFAGNTAVSESELEAVTKPYTGRSLTLAELEGVADAVTEHYRQKGYTLATAYIPQQNIQFGMVTVAVLEGRVGNISVTGNRHYSTDFIRRNFAQAMEDNVVKNAALERGLLLLNEYPDLKVSAVLEPGPSTGSTNIRLQAEDKRPLHVTVDYNNYGFNTISRNRFGLGVEAGNVLFDGATMNLNGIIGDHPDQLQFVTGAYAVPIGAHGTKLVASGSGGRFDVGAELAALQFRGTITTYDIAMTHPFAKSRFQSLLAEAGFASKDNKLFALGTLTGDDAVRMLKAGVNYDRLDLSGRSYVSLYGYQGLGELLGGMDDNSSLSTRKGADNRFTKATLNAGRIQSLGHGALMIVRATGQATTGPVVVIEQMLLGGPDSVRGYQLGERFVDEGYSVSAEVRVPFFPSLLGSTQATVFIDHGDGRVHNPQPGERPSNNLTGTGMGLQTELPYLSSRLRAEAGFPLGPTPIGGTVAGGRSPIIYLQAIARF
- the pyrE gene encoding orotate phosphoribosyltransferase, with translation MSARQELIRAFQHTRSFKWDPGKGFILASGEVSPFYVDCRSLMAHPDARNLVGALAHEVLGDIAFDCLGGLELGAISIATSISDYVFRATPRRAWRTFVVRKQVKGHGMGKLIEGAINPGDRALIVDDVLTSGGSLLKSVAAARQAELHVTHALVIVDRKEQNGRSRVEQEGLTVVSLLTIDDLLAGARQSA
- a CDS encoding rhodanese-like domain-containing protein, whose protein sequence is MSSRMVGIIGGLVMSMLVAGNGVSAHHSYLLSVQQLRAGIAKAPSKSGKGFILVDVRSAEEHAEGFIPGTDFNIDFREIKARHKELGASLTDHIVVYCRSGHRSNIAAEALADLGYTHVYNVSGSMNAWMEAGYPVDSGGR